From Xylanibacter oryzae DSM 17970, a single genomic window includes:
- a CDS encoding trimeric intracellular cation channel family protein has protein sequence MPDQLALSTLQQFLEIIGTFAFAISGIRLAAAKHFDWFGGYVCGIAVAIGGGTIRDLMLGAVPFWMTSPLYIICTGFALLFVIIFTKYMKKLDITWLVFDTLGLALFTIAGIQKSLAYGQPFWVSIIMGCITGAAGGVIRDVLLNSVPLIFQKEIYAMACVAGGLVYWLLSWLGISNNFTVLISFLVVCIIRILAVRYHISLPVLRGEE, from the coding sequence ATGCCAGACCAATTAGCACTATCAACACTTCAGCAATTTTTAGAGATAATAGGAACATTTGCATTTGCAATATCAGGTATAAGACTTGCTGCTGCCAAACATTTTGATTGGTTTGGCGGATATGTATGCGGTATAGCTGTAGCTATAGGTGGAGGTACCATTAGAGATTTGATGTTGGGAGCAGTCCCATTCTGGATGACTTCACCATTATATATAATATGTACTGGTTTTGCATTGTTATTTGTGATAATCTTTACTAAATATATGAAGAAGTTAGATATAACGTGGCTTGTGTTTGATACATTAGGACTAGCACTTTTTACAATTGCAGGTATACAGAAATCTTTAGCTTACGGACAACCGTTCTGGGTCTCAATAATTATGGGATGTATTACAGGTGCGGCAGGGGGCGTAATAAGGGATGTATTGCTAAATAGCGTACCCCTTATTTTTCAAAAGGAGATATATGCTATGGCTTGTGTCGCCGGTGGACTTGTGTATTGGTTGTTATCATGGCTCGGAATTAGTAATAACTTTACGGTTCTTATATCATTTTTAGTTGTATGTATAATAAGAATATTGGCTGTAAGGTATCACATTTCATTGCCTGTATTAAGAGGTGAAGAATAA
- the xyl3A gene encoding xylan 1,4-beta-xylosidase → MKRHAIFMLLLLETTIVSAQLPYQNRNLSAEERATDLCSRLTLDEKVKLMCNASPSIERLGIPAFEWWSEGLHGVGRNGFATVFPATIGMAASFDDNLLYKIYDAVSDEARAKNTIARKTGFIKRYQGLSFWTPNINIFRDPRWGRGQETYGEDPYLTTCMGLAVVRGLQGPEDTKYRKLLACAKHFAVHSGPEWNRHSFNVENLPQRDLWETYLPAFKALVQDGNVQEVMCAYQRIDGEPCCGNNRYLQQILRNEWNFKGLVTSDCGAISDFWEKGRHGVSTNAEQASSKAVRSGTDTECGSNYLTLPEAVKNGEISEKQIDVSLKRLLKARFELGDFDSDSVNDWTKIPESVVASKSHKEMALQMAREEMVLLMNKNNILPLNKNMKIVVMGPNACDSTMMWGNYNGYPTETVTILKGIQNKAKNVTYVAGCGLINNSSEKSFYNDINSDDGIKGMKATYYNNLTQEGGAAAIMQMREPIRLDNGGGTVFAPGVNLTNFSGRYTGVFIPEKSDKLTFKVAGDDGFRLIVNGDTIIDSWKSQQRVVNKEREMYFEAGKKYNLELDYKQEDGLAMLSFDVVKKINLLNDQILSSVKDADAVVFVGGISPRLEGEEMKVDFPGFKGGDRTNIELPDVQRQMIGMLHKAGKKVVYINCSGSAIGLVPETQNADAILQAWYPGEQGGTAVADVLFGDYNPCGKLPVTFYKNVGQLPDYEDYKMEGRTYRYFKGEALFPFGYGLNYTTYKVSNTRYDSVDGKLYTTVSNVGKKEGTDVIQVYIKNVADKSGPIKSLRAFLRVHVNAGESKSVTIDMPRNKFEGWDTKTNTIRVVPGTYHIMVGNSSMDKDLRVITVKI, encoded by the coding sequence ATGAAAAGACATGCTATTTTTATGTTGCTATTATTGGAAACAACAATAGTAAGTGCACAACTGCCTTATCAGAATAGAAATTTATCTGCTGAAGAAAGAGCTACTGACTTGTGTAGTAGACTTACTTTAGATGAGAAGGTTAAGTTGATGTGTAACGCATCGCCATCTATAGAGAGATTGGGCATTCCTGCTTTTGAATGGTGGAGTGAGGGTCTACACGGTGTTGGACGTAATGGTTTCGCTACAGTATTTCCTGCAACTATAGGTATGGCGGCATCGTTTGATGATAATCTGCTATACAAAATTTATGATGCTGTAAGTGACGAAGCGAGAGCTAAAAACACAATCGCCAGAAAAACAGGTTTTATCAAACGGTATCAAGGTTTGTCTTTTTGGACACCTAATATAAATATATTCCGTGACCCAAGATGGGGACGCGGACAGGAAACATATGGTGAAGACCCTTATCTTACTACATGTATGGGACTTGCTGTGGTAAGAGGACTGCAAGGTCCGGAAGATACTAAATATCGAAAATTACTTGCATGTGCAAAACATTTTGCTGTTCATAGCGGACCTGAATGGAACAGACACTCATTTAATGTTGAAAATCTTCCACAACGTGATTTATGGGAGACTTATCTTCCTGCTTTTAAAGCACTAGTACAGGACGGAAATGTGCAGGAGGTCATGTGCGCTTATCAGCGTATTGATGGTGAGCCGTGCTGTGGTAATAATCGTTATCTACAACAGATACTACGTAATGAGTGGAACTTCAAAGGTTTGGTCACTAGTGACTGCGGTGCAATAAGCGATTTTTGGGAAAAGGGGAGACATGGTGTTTCGACTAATGCCGAACAAGCTTCTTCAAAGGCTGTAAGGAGTGGCACCGATACAGAGTGCGGAAGTAACTATCTAACTTTGCCTGAAGCTGTAAAAAATGGTGAAATATCCGAAAAGCAAATAGATGTAAGTTTGAAGCGCTTGCTTAAAGCTCGTTTTGAACTTGGTGATTTTGATTCTGATTCAGTTAATGACTGGACTAAAATACCTGAGTCTGTTGTTGCCAGCAAATCACATAAGGAGATGGCTCTACAAATGGCAAGAGAAGAAATGGTGCTATTAATGAATAAGAATAATATTCTGCCTCTAAACAAAAACATGAAGATTGTCGTGATGGGTCCTAATGCTTGTGATTCTACAATGATGTGGGGTAATTATAATGGATATCCTACAGAGACTGTCACAATATTGAAAGGTATTCAAAACAAGGCAAAGAATGTAACTTATGTTGCCGGATGCGGATTAATTAATAATTCGTCAGAGAAAAGTTTTTATAATGATATAAATTCTGATGATGGCATTAAAGGAATGAAGGCTACGTATTATAACAATTTAACCCAAGAGGGTGGTGCCGCTGCTATAATGCAGATGCGTGAACCTATACGTCTGGATAACGGAGGAGGTACAGTATTTGCTCCCGGTGTAAACCTAACGAATTTTTCTGGCCGCTATACAGGTGTCTTTATACCTGAAAAGTCAGATAAGTTGACATTCAAGGTTGCTGGTGATGATGGTTTCAGACTTATTGTTAACGGTGATACTATTATTGATTCGTGGAAAAGTCAGCAACGCGTAGTTAATAAGGAAAGAGAAATGTATTTTGAGGCAGGAAAAAAATATAATCTGGAATTGGATTATAAGCAGGAAGATGGTCTGGCTATGCTAAGTTTTGATGTGGTTAAGAAAATCAATCTTCTGAATGATCAAATCCTTTCGTCTGTAAAAGATGCTGATGCTGTTGTCTTTGTTGGCGGAATTTCACCTAGACTCGAAGGTGAGGAAATGAAAGTTGATTTTCCAGGATTTAAAGGTGGTGACAGAACGAATATAGAACTGCCTGATGTACAGAGACAGATGATTGGCATGTTGCATAAAGCTGGGAAAAAGGTAGTATATATTAATTGCAGTGGTTCTGCTATTGGACTTGTGCCAGAGACTCAAAACGCAGATGCAATATTACAGGCTTGGTATCCGGGCGAACAAGGTGGAACAGCAGTCGCTGATGTTTTGTTTGGTGATTATAACCCATGCGGAAAACTACCGGTAACATTCTATAAGAATGTTGGTCAATTACCTGATTATGAGGATTACAAGATGGAAGGACGCACATATAGATATTTTAAGGGCGAAGCTTTGTTCCCATTCGGATATGGACTAAATTATACTACATATAAAGTATCAAACACTAGATATGATAGCGTTGATGGCAAACTTTATACAACAGTTTCTAATGTTGGGAAAAAAGAGGGGACAGATGTAATCCAAGTATATATTAAAAATGTTGCTGACAAGTCAGGTCCTATAAAGTCTTTACGTGCTTTTTTAAGGGTACATGTAAATGCCGGTGAAAGTAAAAGCGTCACTATAGATATGCCTAGAAATAAATTTGAAGGTTGGGATACAAAGACTAACACTATAAGGGTAGTACCAGGAACATATCATATAATGGTTGGAAATAGTAGCATGGATAAAGACCTTAGGGTAATAACAGTAAAAATATAA
- a CDS encoding D-2-hydroxyacid dehydrogenase, with product MKIVILDGYGLNPGDLSWSQLETLGDVVVYPRTAPEDVEERSKDAEIILTNKVVFSDATISKLKKLKYIGVLATGYNIVDVKAASSKGIIVTNIPSYSTDSVAQMTFAHILNITNRIGHYAEENRKGRWSSNPDFCYWDNDLMELSGKTIGIVGLGNIGLRVARIARDFGMDVFAYTSKNKADLPDGIQKTTLEGLYGISDILTLHCPLTAGTKEFINKNTISKMKHGAILINTGRGQLVNEQDVANALKSGQLGGYGADVLCKEPPSIDNPLLKAPNAFITPHIAWATKDARLRLMSIAVNNLKCFIANKPVNIVK from the coding sequence ATGAAAATCGTAATTTTAGATGGTTATGGATTGAACCCTGGAGATTTATCCTGGAGTCAATTAGAGACGCTTGGTGACGTCGTCGTATATCCGCGGACGGCACCTGAAGATGTTGAGGAAAGAAGTAAAGACGCGGAGATAATTTTAACTAATAAAGTAGTGTTTTCAGATGCAACTATAAGCAAGTTGAAAAAACTTAAGTATATAGGTGTACTCGCCACAGGCTATAATATAGTGGATGTGAAGGCTGCTAGTTCTAAGGGGATAATTGTTACTAATATACCTTCGTATAGTACAGACAGTGTGGCGCAAATGACGTTTGCTCATATACTAAATATAACAAATAGAATTGGTCATTATGCTGAAGAAAACAGAAAAGGCAGATGGAGTTCTAATCCTGATTTCTGCTACTGGGATAACGATCTAATGGAGTTATCTGGAAAAACTATAGGAATTGTTGGATTAGGTAATATTGGTTTAAGGGTTGCTCGTATTGCCAGGGACTTTGGAATGGATGTTTTTGCGTATACTTCTAAAAACAAGGCTGATTTACCTGATGGAATACAAAAAACGACCTTGGAAGGCTTATATGGTATAAGTGATATACTTACCTTGCATTGTCCACTTACTGCTGGGACAAAAGAATTTATAAATAAAAACACAATATCTAAGATGAAGCATGGAGCGATACTTATCAATACAGGAAGAGGACAACTTGTAAATGAACAAGATGTGGCTAACGCCCTTAAGTCAGGTCAACTTGGAGGTTATGGTGCTGATGTATTGTGTAAAGAGCCTCCTTCAATTGATAATCCACTGCTTAAAGCTCCAAACGCGTTTATAACTCCTCATATAGCATGGGCGACAAAAGATGCGAGGTTAAGACTTATGAGCATTGCTGTGAACAATTTAAAGTGCTTTATAGCTAATAAACCTGTTAATATAGTAAAATAA
- a CDS encoding glycoside hydrolase family 25 protein encodes MTGNQRKAKTKTTKRTTTTYRRSSYRSPVRHKRPGFFIRFLQKMPSWTWWLGGGLVVFGYIWAFYFFFVGPTGFRWRALYGDVDYPEGYEIHGIDISHYQGTIDWEKVKDAMIDNCPVRFVVIKATEGTTSLDDNFNDNFYQSKEYGFIRGAYHFWSTKSSARDQAAYFLKQVHLEDGDLPPVLDIEHKSKDQTNEQFKESVLTWLHIVEDKYHVKPIIYTYYKFKMTYLDDPVFDQYPYWIAHYYVQKVQYEGRWKFWQHTDCGKLPGIKGYIDFDIYNGSFYDLRKLTIGSHEQIGEDAYQN; translated from the coding sequence ATGACAGGTAACCAAAGAAAAGCAAAAACAAAAACAACGAAAAGAACTACGACTACTTATCGTCGTAGCAGCTATCGTTCCCCTGTCCGTCATAAACGCCCTGGTTTTTTTATACGTTTCTTACAAAAAATGCCTTCGTGGACTTGGTGGTTAGGAGGAGGCCTGGTAGTTTTTGGTTATATATGGGCATTCTATTTCTTTTTTGTAGGTCCTACAGGTTTTAGATGGAGAGCTCTATATGGTGATGTTGACTATCCAGAGGGATACGAAATCCATGGAATAGATATAAGCCATTATCAAGGTACGATAGACTGGGAAAAGGTTAAAGATGCCATGATTGATAATTGTCCAGTGCGTTTTGTCGTTATAAAGGCCACAGAGGGAACTACTTCGTTGGATGATAACTTTAATGACAACTTCTATCAATCTAAAGAATATGGCTTTATAAGGGGAGCGTATCATTTTTGGAGCACTAAATCTTCTGCTCGTGATCAAGCTGCATATTTTTTGAAACAAGTGCATCTTGAAGATGGTGATTTACCACCTGTACTTGATATTGAACATAAATCAAAAGATCAAACTAACGAACAATTTAAAGAAAGCGTACTTACATGGTTGCATATTGTTGAAGATAAATATCATGTAAAACCTATAATATATACCTACTATAAATTTAAAATGACATACCTCGATGATCCTGTTTTTGACCAATATCCATATTGGATAGCTCACTATTATGTGCAGAAGGTTCAATATGAAGGACGATGGAAATTCTGGCAGCATACCGATTGTGGTAAATTGCCTGGTATTAAGGGATATATCGATTTTGATATTTATAATGGTTCTTTTTATGATTTGAGAAAACTAACTATTGGAAGTCATGAACAGATAGGGGAAGACGCATACCAAAATTAA
- a CDS encoding replication-associated recombination protein A, with translation MSKPLAERMRPRTLNEYIGQKHLVGEGAVLRRMIDAGHITSFILWGPPGVGKTTLAQIIANKLDTPFYTLSAVTSGVKDVRDVIEKAKSNHFFNTSSPILFIDEIHRFSKSQQDSLLGAVEKGIVTLIGATTENPSFEVIRPLLSRCQLYVLKSLEKDDLLDLLNRAINEDEELKTRSIELKETGAILRYSGGDARKLLNILELVVDASSDKKIVITDQLIEDRLQQNPLAYDKDGEMHYDIISAFIKSIRGSDPDAALYWLARMIEGGEDPKFIARRLVISASEDVGLANPNALLLANTAFDVVMKVGWPEGRIPLAEATVYLATSPKSNSAYLGIDAALQLVRETGNAPVPLHLRNAPTKLMSELGYHDGYKYPHDYPGHFTEQQYMPDMLKNKKIWFCQHSPAEEKIYQRMLLNWGERYKED, from the coding sequence ATGTCGAAACCTTTAGCAGAAAGAATGAGACCCCGCACTCTGAACGAATATATCGGTCAGAAGCATTTGGTTGGTGAGGGGGCTGTACTCCGGAGGATGATAGATGCAGGTCATATTACATCTTTTATCTTATGGGGTCCTCCTGGTGTTGGAAAAACTACATTGGCTCAGATTATTGCAAATAAATTGGATACACCATTTTATACGTTGAGTGCCGTTACTAGTGGAGTAAAAGATGTGCGTGATGTTATAGAGAAGGCTAAGAGTAATCATTTTTTTAATACATCTAGTCCTATTCTTTTTATTGATGAGATCCACCGTTTTAGCAAATCTCAACAAGATTCTCTGCTTGGTGCTGTAGAAAAGGGAATTGTGACTTTAATAGGTGCTACAACAGAGAACCCTTCTTTTGAGGTTATTCGTCCACTATTATCCCGTTGCCAACTGTATGTCTTGAAATCGTTAGAAAAAGATGATTTATTAGATTTGTTGAATAGGGCTATAAACGAGGATGAAGAGTTAAAGACAAGAAGTATAGAATTGAAAGAGACGGGCGCCATACTGAGATACAGTGGAGGAGATGCACGTAAATTGCTTAACATTCTTGAACTTGTCGTAGATGCATCAAGTGATAAGAAAATTGTTATAACAGACCAGTTGATAGAAGACAGGTTGCAGCAAAACCCACTAGCGTATGATAAAGATGGTGAGATGCATTATGACATAATATCTGCTTTTATTAAAAGTATAAGAGGTTCTGATCCTGATGCGGCACTATATTGGTTGGCAAGAATGATAGAAGGGGGAGAGGATCCGAAGTTTATCGCAAGGAGACTTGTGATAAGCGCATCAGAAGATGTTGGCTTGGCTAATCCCAATGCTTTGCTATTGGCAAATACGGCTTTTGATGTAGTTATGAAAGTCGGATGGCCAGAAGGAAGAATACCTCTAGCTGAAGCTACTGTTTACCTTGCGACAAGTCCTAAAAGTAATTCAGCTTATCTAGGTATTGATGCTGCTTTACAATTAGTTAGAGAAACAGGAAATGCCCCAGTACCTTTGCACTTGCGCAATGCTCCAACAAAGTTGATGTCTGAATTGGGGTATCATGACGGATATAAATATCCACATGACTATCCAGGTCATTTTACAGAGCAACAGTATATGCCTGATATGCTTAAAAACAAAAAAATATGGTTCTGCCAGCATTCACCGGCAGAAGAGAAGATTTATCAGAGGATGTTGCTTAATTGGGGTGAAAGATATAAAGAAGATTGA
- a CDS encoding diphosphate--fructose-6-phosphate 1-phosphotransferase, translating into MEKSALQKARAAYQPKLPKALQGAVKVKEGAPTKSVDNQEEIKKLFPNTYGMPLVEFVPGEETAQKAMNVGVILSGGQAPGGHNVISGLFDEIKKLNSNNRLFGFLMGPGGLVDHKYVEITEDFLADYRNTGGFDIIGSGRTKLEKEEQFEKGLQIIRELDIKAIIIIGGDDSNTNACVLAEYYAAKKYGVQVIGCPKTIDGDLKNTQIETSFGFDTATKTYSELIGNIERDCNSARKYWHFIKVMGRSASHIALECALQCQPNICIVSEEVEAKDMTLNQIVEQICDAVAYRASKGWNFGTVIIPEGLIEFVPAIGRLIEELNDLLAAHGSDYKDLDKDAQREYIIAHLSAENKETFETLPEGVARQLSLDRDPHGNVQVSLIETEKLISDMCASKLDQWAKENKYNGKFAAQHHFFGYEGRCAAPSNFDADYCYALGTSAAQLVANGKTGYMAIVKNTTAPADQWIAGGVPITMMMNMEKRNGEMKPVIRKALVELDGKPFKAFAAKREEWSKNTCYVYPGPIQYWGPTEVCDQPTRTLALEQK; encoded by the coding sequence ATGGAAAAAAGTGCATTGCAGAAAGCAAGAGCCGCTTATCAGCCAAAGTTGCCGAAGGCTCTTCAAGGTGCAGTAAAAGTTAAAGAAGGCGCTCCAACAAAGAGCGTTGACAATCAGGAAGAAATAAAAAAATTATTCCCTAACACTTATGGAATGCCATTAGTTGAGTTCGTTCCAGGTGAAGAGACTGCCCAGAAGGCAATGAATGTAGGTGTTATCCTAAGTGGTGGTCAGGCTCCTGGCGGCCATAATGTTATCAGTGGATTGTTTGATGAAATCAAAAAGTTGAACTCAAATAACAGACTGTTCGGATTCTTGATGGGTCCTGGTGGTCTTGTTGATCATAAATATGTTGAGATAACAGAGGATTTTCTAGCTGATTATCGTAACACAGGTGGTTTCGATATCATTGGTTCAGGTCGTACTAAACTTGAAAAGGAAGAACAGTTTGAGAAGGGATTGCAAATTATACGTGAACTAGATATCAAAGCTATTATCATAATAGGTGGCGATGACTCAAATACAAATGCTTGTGTGCTAGCTGAGTATTATGCAGCAAAGAAGTATGGCGTACAGGTAATAGGCTGCCCTAAGACTATTGATGGTGACTTGAAAAATACTCAGATTGAAACATCTTTCGGTTTTGATACTGCTACAAAGACATATTCAGAACTTATAGGTAACATTGAGCGTGACTGTAACTCAGCACGTAAATACTGGCATTTTATCAAGGTTATGGGTCGTTCAGCTAGTCACATTGCCCTTGAATGCGCACTTCAGTGTCAGCCAAATATCTGCATAGTGTCAGAGGAAGTTGAAGCCAAAGACATGACTCTTAACCAGATTGTAGAACAGATATGTGACGCTGTTGCTTATCGTGCAAGTAAAGGCTGGAATTTCGGAACCGTAATAATTCCTGAAGGTCTTATTGAATTCGTACCGGCTATAGGCCGTCTTATTGAGGAATTAAATGACTTGCTTGCTGCTCACGGAAGTGATTACAAAGACTTGGATAAAGATGCTCAACGTGAATATATCATAGCTCATCTTAGTGCTGAGAATAAAGAAACCTTTGAAACATTACCAGAGGGTGTTGCTCGCCAACTTTCTCTTGACCGTGATCCTCATGGAAATGTACAGGTTTCTCTTATTGAAACAGAAAAACTAATTTCGGATATGTGTGCTAGCAAACTTGATCAGTGGGCTAAGGAAAATAAATATAATGGTAAATTTGCAGCCCAGCATCATTTCTTCGGATATGAAGGACGTTGCGCTGCTCCATCAAACTTTGACGCAGATTACTGTTATGCTCTTGGTACAAGTGCTGCACAACTTGTTGCAAACGGCAAGACCGGATATATGGCTATCGTTAAAAATACAACTGCTCCAGCAGACCAATGGATTGCAGGTGGTGTGCCAATAACGATGATGATGAATATGGAAAAGCGTAACGGTGAAATGAAACCGGTTATACGTAAAGCCCTTGTTGAACTTGACGGTAAGCCATTTAAGGCTTTTGCTGCTAAGCGTGAAGAATGGTCTAAGAACACGTGTTATGTTTACCCAGGACCAATACAGTACTGGGGACCGACAGAAGTATGTGATCAACCAACAAGAACACTTGCATTAGAACAAAAATAA
- a CDS encoding tetratricopeptide repeat protein, which produces MMKRIYTSLLAIIIASTTLFAQIPNWASKAAKSVFKLTTFKQDGSLLTSVNGFFIGTNGEAISSFTPFKGASSAVIVDSNGKKYNVACMLGANDIYDIAKFRVEGTKSQPLTVANTAAEKGSTIWLLPYSIKNPDCQQGTVSKSESFLSNYNYYTLDLKANENCISCPIMNQSGEVIGILQPSADGISKETYAVSASFAASQNITGLSINDNTLNSTFISKDLPDDKDQAIVTLYIAQQKGADEFKQVIEKFINKFPNVADGYISRAQLEADQDNFISAKSDMEKALKVADKKDDVHYSYSKLIYQKEIYKSDKPYKDWNLDLAYNEAKKAYDINSTPMYKYQMAQILYSQKKYQDAYNTYIELTKTPLKNAEIFYEAAQSKIQLQASDTVICALLDSAVNCFTKPYTRDAAPYILARATKLDNMKKYREAVNDYNDYETLMRSSINDSFYYIREQAELNARLYKQALDDISKAIELNPKEATYYAEQANLMLRVNMLEDALNSAKKCVDMAPKYSDGYLILGLIQVKKGNKEDGMQNLQKAKSLGNTQADSVIEKYK; this is translated from the coding sequence ATGATGAAACGTATATATACATCCTTGCTTGCAATTATAATAGCAAGCACAACCCTTTTTGCACAAATCCCTAATTGGGCATCAAAGGCAGCTAAATCAGTATTTAAATTAACAACATTCAAACAGGATGGCAGTTTATTAACGTCTGTAAACGGTTTCTTTATTGGAACAAATGGAGAAGCAATAAGTTCATTCACTCCATTTAAGGGAGCTTCAAGTGCAGTTATTGTCGATTCAAATGGTAAAAAATACAATGTAGCTTGTATGCTAGGAGCTAACGACATATACGATATTGCTAAATTTAGAGTAGAAGGTACAAAATCACAGCCACTAACAGTTGCTAATACGGCTGCAGAAAAAGGATCAACAATATGGCTCCTGCCCTATTCCATTAAAAATCCAGATTGTCAGCAAGGAACTGTAAGCAAATCTGAGAGTTTTCTGAGTAACTATAATTATTATACATTGGATTTGAAAGCAAACGAAAACTGCATCAGTTGCCCAATAATGAACCAAAGCGGTGAAGTCATAGGTATATTGCAACCATCTGCTGACGGCATAAGTAAAGAGACATATGCAGTAAGTGCATCTTTTGCCGCATCACAAAATATCACAGGATTAAGTATAAACGACAATACTTTGAATTCAACATTTATCAGTAAAGATCTTCCTGACGATAAAGATCAAGCAATTGTAACCTTGTATATAGCTCAACAGAAAGGTGCAGATGAATTTAAGCAAGTAATAGAAAAATTTATCAATAAGTTCCCTAATGTTGCTGATGGGTATATTTCTAGAGCTCAGTTAGAGGCAGATCAAGACAATTTTATAAGTGCAAAATCAGATATGGAGAAGGCATTAAAAGTTGCGGACAAAAAAGACGATGTGCATTACAGTTACAGTAAATTGATATATCAGAAGGAAATATATAAATCAGATAAACCATACAAAGACTGGAATTTGGATTTGGCGTATAATGAGGCAAAAAAAGCTTACGACATAAATTCAACGCCAATGTATAAGTATCAGATGGCACAAATATTATATAGTCAGAAAAAATATCAAGACGCATATAATACATATATTGAACTAACCAAGACACCTCTTAAAAATGCGGAGATATTTTATGAGGCTGCACAGAGCAAAATCCAATTACAGGCTAGCGACACCGTAATTTGCGCATTGCTAGACAGCGCTGTAAATTGCTTCACCAAACCATATACTAGAGATGCGGCTCCATATATACTTGCTAGAGCTACAAAACTAGATAACATGAAAAAATACCGTGAAGCTGTTAATGACTATAACGACTATGAGACCTTGATGCGAAGTAGTATTAATGATAGTTTTTACTATATACGTGAGCAAGCAGAACTAAATGCACGTCTATACAAACAAGCTCTTGACGATATAAGCAAAGCAATAGAACTGAATCCTAAAGAGGCAACATACTATGCGGAGCAAGCCAACTTAATGCTACGTGTAAATATGCTTGAAGATGCCTTAAACAGTGCCAAGAAATGCGTCGACATGGCTCCAAAATATTCAGACGGTTATCTAATACTTGGTCTCATACAAGTCAAAAAAGGTAATAAAGAAGATGGTATGCAGAATCTACAAAAAGCAAAGTCGCTTGGCAATACTCAAGCCGATAGCGTAATCGAAAAATATAAGTGA
- a CDS encoding nitrilase-related carbon-nitrogen hydrolase: MKITILQTDIKWADINANIDNAEHLIEEASHSDIYVLPEMWSTGYAIEPQGISEDADNSVSLKWMINIARSLGSAIVGSLSVTESGKYYNRLYFVYPDGNFKYYDKHHLFRLGGESKHYTAGNSRVIVEYKGIRILIATCFDLRFPEWIRNFNDYDCIIIVANWPESRQNAWDILLKARAIENQCYAIGVNRTGNDKYCNYIGKSAVIDAYGKDIICCPDSENISMSCDIDIKELQKFRSEFSVLEDRDNYILV, translated from the coding sequence ATGAAGATAACGATATTGCAGACCGATATAAAATGGGCTGACATCAATGCAAATATAGATAATGCTGAGCATCTAATAGAAGAAGCTTCCCATTCAGATATATACGTATTGCCTGAAATGTGGAGCACAGGTTATGCAATAGAACCACAAGGAATATCCGAAGATGCTGACAATAGTGTATCATTAAAATGGATGATAAATATAGCTAGATCTTTGGGAAGTGCAATAGTAGGAAGTTTGTCTGTAACAGAATCTGGCAAATACTATAACAGATTATACTTTGTATATCCTGATGGTAATTTCAAATACTACGATAAGCACCATCTTTTCAGACTTGGCGGCGAAAGTAAACATTATACAGCAGGTAATAGCAGAGTCATCGTAGAGTATAAAGGTATAAGGATTCTTATTGCAACGTGTTTTGATTTAAGATTTCCTGAATGGATTCGTAATTTTAACGATTACGATTGCATTATAATTGTTGCGAACTGGCCAGAGTCAAGGCAAAATGCTTGGGATATCTTGTTGAAAGCAAGAGCTATAGAGAACCAATGCTATGCAATCGGAGTCAACAGAACTGGCAATGACAAGTATTGCAATTATATTGGCAAGAGTGCGGTAATAGACGCATATGGTAAAGACATTATATGCTGTCCTGACTCTGAAAACATTTCTATGTCTTGTGATATAGACATCAAAGAATTGCAAAAGTTCAGAAGTGAATTTAGCGTATTGGAAGATAGAGATAACTACATATTAGTATAA